One Stigmatopora nigra isolate UIUO_SnigA chromosome 1, RoL_Snig_1.1, whole genome shotgun sequence DNA segment encodes these proteins:
- the mrps25 gene encoding small ribosomal subunit protein mS25 gives MPMKGRFPIRRTLQYLQQGDIILKKRVKIMTVNYNTFGGLSEGARKFVFFNIPQIQYKNPWVQIMMFKNMTPSPFLRFYLDDGEQVLVDVEGKDRKSISRHVKTILGKSQAVLEEEERAKMQASNPANFGPKKYCLRECICEVDGQVPCPGTVPLPKEMTGKYRAQMLAQKE, from the exons ATGCCTATGAAAGGTAGATTCCCGATTAGGAGGACGTTGCAGTACCTCCAGCAAGGCGACATCATCTTGAAGAAGCGTGTGAAGATTATGACGGTTAATTACAACACATTTGGAGGGCTCAGCGAAGGCGCGAG GAAATTTGTCTTCTTCAATATTCCTCAAATTCAATACAAAAACCCATGGGTCCAAATCATGATGTTCAAAAACATGACGCCGTCGCCCTTCTTGAGATTCTACTTAG ATGACGGTGAACAGGTTCTGGTGGATGTGGAAGGCAAAGACCGCAAATCCATTTCACGACACGTAAAGACCATTTTAGGAAAATCCCA GGCGGTGTTGGAGGAAGAAGAGCGGGCCAAAATGCAGGCCTCCAACCCTGCCAACTTTGGACCCAAAAAGTACTGCTTAAGAGAGTGTATCTGCGAGGTGGACGGCCAGGTGCCTTGTCCAGGGACCGTGCCTCTGCCCAAAGAGATGACAGGCAAATATCGTGCTCAGATGTTGGCACAGAAAGAGTGA
- the rbsn gene encoding rabenosyn-5: MAANSYPNSLGGEVKEGFLCPLCFKDLQSFYQLQEHYEDEHSGDERRVRDQLKNWVEKAKKAKDKFLKKDGDERGDAGTYESFYYGGVDPYMWEPQELGATRSHLDMFKKQRAARIDHYVIEVNKLIIRLEKLTSFDRTNSDAAKIRAMEKSIVPWVRDADVPFCPDCGSKFNLRNRRHHCRLCGSIMCRKCVEFVPLPLAQKLINSTREALSLAGSHFQSQSPSGAGSRRGSVSSLNSVTSVMDDKDDEKIRCCRHCTDTLRKKQHKLEDKDYVPDIVKLYERLRMCMDKVDEKAPEYIRMAESLNAGETTYNLDTAGGLRLEVQKYYELIDALSKRILTLGVKDYPQPHPKVLQLQKMVRYSATLFVQEKLLGLMSLPTKEKYQELKENRKRQQEMRLQQERLAAQQSVTKNRSAASTNGEPQDAPRAVNMTKAGGWLPSADSSDHVQVDDPLLQQIENIRSFLRQAREAQRTDEAAMLEENLLQLQEEYDRRQTDLALTLSRKLAEEEDERRDELRRLEAWEREENQHGDPSGKVALDHDVSSLAKESPLPNADGRGDATSDEASTPAEDEASNPFCEDIKRERRQVAGEKREYNPFDEDDVETDSIPNNPFEEERDIADGGNPFTDDNEERNDGAGSGNNPFEECSEASASTNPFDCDDDDNVDLIEEELLVQQIDNIRAYIFDAKLSGRTDEVELLSENLRELQQALREHKKNEQMLRH, from the exons ATGGCCGCTAACTCCTATCCGAACTCTTTGGGGGGCGAGGTGAAGGAGGGCTTCCTTTGCCCACTGTGCTTCAAGGATCTACAGTCGTTCTACCAGCTCCAGGAGCACTACGAGGACGAGCATTCTGGCGACGAGCGTCGCGTTCGAGATCAACTCAAAA attGGGTCGAGAAggcaaaaaaggccaaagacaaGTTTTTGAAGAAGGATGGAGACGAGCGTGGGGATGCTGGCACTTACGAGTCTTTCTATTATGGTGGCGTGGACCCATACATGTGGGAGCCTCAAGAGCTGG GAGCTACAAGAAGTCACTTGGACATGTTCAAGAAGCAGCGCGCCGCCAGGATCGACCACTATGTCATCGAAGTCAATAAGCTCATCATCAGACTGGAAAAG CTGACATCCTTTGACAGAACCAACTCAGATGCCGCCAAAATCCGAG CCATGGAGAAGTCGATCGTGCCTTGGGTGAGAGATGCCGACGTCCCTTTCTGTCCTGACTGTGGAAGCAAGTTCAACCTTCGCAACAGACGGCACCACTGTCGTCTTTGTGGCTCTATCATGTGCAGGAAGTGCGTGGAGTTCGTTCCCCTGCCTCTCGCTC AAAAACTCATCAATAGTACACGTGAGGCCCTGAGTTTAGCCGGAAGCCATTTTCAGTCGCAGTCACCGAGTGGGGCGGGCTCCAGGAGGGGTAGCGTTAGCAGCTTGAACAGCGTCACGTCTGTGATGGATGACAAGGACGATGAGAAGATTCGATGCTGTCGACACTGCACCGACACACTGCGGAAGAAGCAGCACAAGTTGGAAGACAAAGACTATGTACCCGATATCGTCAAGCTTTACGAG AGGTTGAGGATGTGCATGGACAAGGTGGATGAAAAGGCTCCTGAATACATCCGAATGGCTGAGTCACTTAA TGCTGGAGAGACCACCTATAATCTAGACACGGCGGGGGGACTTCGACTGGAAGTGCAGAAATATTATGAACTCATTGATGCTCTCAG caagAGGATTCTGACTTTGGGAGTTAAAGACTATCCGCAACCACATCCAAAAGTGCTGCAGCTGCAGAAGATGGTGCGCTACTCAGCCACGCTCTTCGTGCAG GAGAAACTTCTAGGGTTGATGTCATTACCAACTAAGGAGAAATATCAGGAGctgaaagaaaatagaaaacgGCAACAAGAGATGAGACTCCAACAAGAGAGATTG GCCGCTCAGCAGTCCGTGACGAAAAATCGTTCAGCCGCCAGCACTAACGGCGAGCCACAGGACGCCCCCCGAGCCGTCAACATGACCAAAGCCGGGGGGTGGTTGCCCTCGGCCGACTCTTCGGACCATGTACAGGTCGACGACCCGCTCCTGCAGCAGATCGAAAACATCCGCTCGTTCCTGCGGCAAGCGCGCGAGGCCCAAAGGACGGACGAGGCGGCCATGCTGGAAGAGAACTTGCTACAGCTGCAGGAGGAATACGACCGCCGGCAGACCGACCTAGCCCTCACGCTCTCGCGGAAGCTGGCCGAAGAGGAGGACGAGCGGAGGGACGAGCTGCGTCGTTTGGAGGCctgggagagagaggagaaccAACATGGCGATCCCAGTGGGAAGGTAGCTTTAGATCACGACGTGAGCTCCCTTGCCAAGGAGTCCCCACTCCCTAACGCTGACGGACGCGGCGACGCTACATCTGATGAGGCTTCGACACCCGCCGAGGACGaagcgtccaatcctttttgcgAGGACATCAAGAGGGAGCGCAGGCAAGTGGCTGGCGAAAAGAGAGAATATAACCCTTTTGACGAGGATGACGTAGAGACCGACAGCATTCCCAACAACCCCTTCGAGGAGGAGCGTGACATTGCAGACGGCGGAAATCCTTTCACCGACGACAACGAGGAACGTAATGACGGCGCGGGCAGCGGCAACAACCCCTTTGAGGAGTGCTCGGAAGCAAGCGCCTCCACCAATCCCTTCGACTGTGACGATGATGACAACGTGGACTTGATCGAGGAAGAGCTTTTGGTGCAGCAGATCGACAATATCAGGGCATACATTTTCGACGCCAAGCTCAGTGGTCGGACGGACGAAGTGGAGCTGCTCTCTGAGAACCTAAGAGAGTTACAGCAGGCCTTACGCGAGCACAAGAAAAACGAGCAAATGCTCAGACACTAG
- the trh gene encoding pro-thyrotropin-releasing hormone produces MKSTCLLFLACVLLCNLVMVCRAQSISAEEEAGPSTVDDLLLQRAQKLLLLRSILTSMPDQDGARLSKRQHPGRRSSEDMEDGGDEDEDYLEVERRQHPGKRSTVARVWEPLVMVEASKRQHPGKRYSVVTRIRRQHPGKRRPDDDDDMEEDDEDIPLLDKRQHPGKRFWGAPQLTTTGPCEGVSDPVMCVKTNLLLDFFDAKPADEKRQHPGRRFASDIRGE; encoded by the exons ATGAAGTCGACTTGCCTGCTCTTCCTGGCTTGTGTCCTGCTCTGCAACTTGGTGATGGTGTGCAGGGCACAAAGTATCTCAGCTGAGGAAGAAGCGGGACCAAGCACTGTTGACGACCTCCTCTTGCAAAGAGCCCAGAAGCTATTGCTGCTGCGCTCCATCCTGACAAGCATGCCGGACCAAGACG GTGCACGGTTGTCCAAGCGACAGCATCCGGGCAGGAGGTCCAGCGAGGATATGGAAGATGGCggtgatgaagatgaagacTACCTGGAGGTTGAGAGGAGGCAGCACCCTGGAAAGCGCTCGACAGTGGCACGCGTTTGGGAGCCTCTGGTGATGGTTGAAGCTTCCAAGCGTCAGCACCCTGGAAAGCGCTATTCCGTGGTGACGCGTATCCGGCGACAGCACCCCGGAAAGCGGCGgccggacgacgacgacgatatGGAGGAAGACGACGAGGACATCCCGCTCCTGGATAAACGCCAGCACCCGGGCAAACGCTTTTGGGGGGCTCCACAATTAACCACCACGGGTCCGTGTGAAGGGGTCTCGGACCCAGTCATGTGTGTCAAGACCAATCTGCTGCTCGACTTTTTCGACGCCAAGCCTGCCGACGAGAAGAGACAACACCCGGGCAGACGGTTTGCGTCTGATATTCGCGGAGAATAG